In one window of Demequina sp. NBRC 110054 DNA:
- a CDS encoding Dabb family protein, producing the protein MSETGSLVHVVLVRWREDMPSRVLDDVGRRVAGFTSTIDGVVDAVEGASASSEGLEDGFDWGLVVTFEDAVARDGYLDHPEHLPVAAAIGEWSERVVVFDLAR; encoded by the coding sequence ATGAGCGAGACGGGAAGTCTGGTCCATGTGGTGCTGGTGCGATGGCGCGAGGACATGCCGTCCCGCGTGCTCGACGACGTGGGGCGCCGCGTCGCGGGGTTCACGTCGACGATCGACGGTGTGGTCGACGCGGTCGAGGGCGCGAGCGCGAGCTCCGAGGGTCTTGAGGATGGCTTCGACTGGGGCCTCGTGGTCACGTTCGAGGACGCGGTCGCGCGCGACGGCTACCTGGATCACCCCGAGCACCTTCCGGTCGCGGCGGCGATCGGGGAGTGGAGCGAGCGCGTCGTCGTGTTCGACCTCGCCCGGTAG
- a CDS encoding TetR/AcrR family transcriptional regulator: protein MIDDDSDTTASNLAPIASFPSAPAAGRDEATSKGPRGPYKKSAQTRAAILAAATDVFAEKGYHASSMREIARRCDIDQSTVTHHFPNKSALLLSLMQERDAQGDEVIAAAHPDSLDQIPRAVIALAEHNARTPEIIALYTLLAAESATPDHPLEEFFKARTARVREGFQGWFADLEEAGRLRSDVTPEFAATAFLALWEGVQLHWLIDRDYVDVVATLEGFLRVIMRDAD from the coding sequence ATGATCGACGACGATTCGGACACCACGGCGAGCAACCTCGCACCCATCGCCTCCTTCCCCTCAGCACCGGCCGCAGGGCGCGACGAGGCGACCTCCAAGGGGCCGCGGGGCCCTTACAAGAAGTCCGCACAGACCCGCGCGGCAATCCTCGCCGCGGCCACCGACGTGTTCGCCGAGAAGGGCTATCACGCGAGCTCGATGCGCGAGATCGCGCGGCGCTGCGACATCGACCAGTCGACCGTGACGCACCACTTCCCGAACAAGTCGGCCCTCCTGCTGTCCCTCATGCAGGAACGCGACGCCCAGGGCGACGAGGTCATCGCCGCCGCCCATCCCGACTCCCTCGACCAGATCCCCCGCGCCGTCATCGCACTCGCGGAGCACAACGCGCGCACGCCCGAGATCATCGCGCTCTACACGCTCCTTGCGGCCGAGTCGGCCACTCCCGATCACCCGCTTGAGGAGTTCTTCAAGGCGCGCACGGCGCGGGTCCGCGAAGGCTTCCAGGGATGGTTTGCGGACCTGGAGGAGGCGGGCCGGCTCCGTAGCGACGTCACGCCCGAGTTCGCCGCGACGGCCTTCCTCGCCCTCTGGGAAGGCGTCCAGCTCCACTGGCTGATCGACCGCGATTACGTGGACGTGGTCGCGACCCTCGAGGGCTTCCTTCGAGTGATCATGCGCGACGCCGACTGA
- a CDS encoding glycoside hydrolase family 2 TIM barrel-domain containing protein, with translation MTTIPLNSEWTYRRPAGPFAGVNGSPEVLGTVRLPHDALRDETRAADVPAKGAAAFYPSAAFTYERALDVPAEWEGKTVQLEVEGAMRRAQVFLNDELAGVRADGYARFFVDLTPFLKYGEANDLRIEVRTGEDSRWYSGAGLHRPVTLHVDDAIRIVSDGVRLVTERVEDDQAVVSVATTVVNDTRTTRTVWVVTDITSPLGARVEGDNTPLTLAPGETSTVRQMMYLGDPDLWSPDSPALYRAAVTIDNGVPVETAFGIRTVTVDPKKGLRINGDEVLMRGACIHHDNGPLGGAAIGRAEERRIELLKEAGFNAIRAAHNPLSSAMLDACDRLGMLVMDEAFDMWTRFKTPYDYAADFPVWWEADLEALVAKDRNHPSVIMYSIGNEIVEVGTPHGARWARKLADKVRALDPTRPVTNGVNALLAIIDEMPQIIEEMGGLNALMADKNAMATVGATDTATARIEESSAAVDVLGLNYAEKRYAPDRERFPHRVIVGSETFGPMIGELWPQVVESPNVIGDFTWTGWDYLGEVGIGSTMYVGDENASGQLEREFPYLTAWCGDIDITGHRRPLSYYREIVFGIRTEPYIAVRRPEFHGREILNPSMWAWSDSVSSWTWNGFEGKPVTVEVYANASEVVLELDGAEIARGQVGDEKAMLAVLETTYQPGSLVAIAYRDGAEVGRTSLVTADSPSLVASVDRSSLTNSDDDLAFVAIELRDAAGVLAADASATVTVTVEGAAVLAGMCSANPSTEERFDASTWETFDGRALAVVRPSGAGTATVTVSAEGHEDVALELTIA, from the coding sequence ATGACCACCATCCCCCTCAACTCCGAGTGGACCTACCGCAGGCCCGCCGGCCCCTTCGCGGGCGTCAACGGCAGCCCCGAGGTGCTGGGAACGGTCCGCCTGCCGCACGATGCCCTGCGGGACGAGACCCGCGCGGCGGACGTCCCCGCCAAGGGCGCCGCGGCCTTCTACCCGTCCGCCGCCTTCACGTATGAGCGCGCGCTCGACGTCCCGGCCGAGTGGGAGGGCAAGACCGTCCAGCTCGAGGTCGAGGGCGCGATGCGCCGCGCGCAGGTGTTCCTCAACGACGAGCTCGCTGGCGTCCGCGCGGACGGCTACGCGCGCTTCTTCGTCGACCTCACGCCCTTCCTGAAGTACGGCGAGGCCAACGACCTGCGCATCGAGGTCCGCACGGGCGAGGACTCCCGCTGGTACTCCGGCGCCGGGCTGCACCGTCCGGTGACCCTGCACGTGGACGATGCGATCCGCATCGTCTCCGATGGCGTGCGCCTGGTGACGGAGCGGGTCGAGGACGACCAGGCCGTCGTCTCGGTCGCCACGACCGTGGTCAACGACACGAGGACGACGCGCACCGTCTGGGTGGTCACGGACATCACCTCCCCCTTGGGCGCGCGGGTCGAGGGCGACAACACGCCCCTCACCCTGGCCCCCGGCGAGACCTCGACCGTGCGTCAGATGATGTACCTCGGCGACCCCGACCTGTGGAGCCCCGACTCCCCCGCGCTGTACCGCGCCGCCGTCACGATCGACAACGGCGTGCCGGTCGAGACGGCCTTCGGCATCCGCACCGTGACCGTGGACCCCAAGAAAGGGCTGCGGATCAACGGCGACGAGGTGCTGATGCGCGGCGCGTGCATCCACCACGACAACGGCCCGCTCGGCGGCGCCGCGATCGGCCGCGCCGAGGAGCGCCGCATCGAGCTGCTCAAGGAGGCCGGGTTCAACGCGATCCGCGCGGCCCACAACCCGCTGTCGAGCGCGATGCTCGACGCGTGCGACCGGCTCGGCATGCTCGTCATGGACGAGGCCTTCGACATGTGGACGCGCTTCAAGACGCCCTACGACTACGCCGCGGACTTCCCCGTGTGGTGGGAGGCCGACCTCGAGGCGCTCGTCGCGAAGGACCGCAACCACCCGTCCGTGATCATGTACTCGATCGGCAACGAGATCGTCGAAGTCGGCACGCCCCACGGAGCCCGCTGGGCACGCAAGCTCGCGGACAAGGTCCGCGCGCTCGACCCCACGCGTCCCGTCACGAACGGCGTCAACGCGCTGCTCGCGATCATCGACGAGATGCCGCAGATCATCGAGGAGATGGGCGGTCTCAACGCCCTCATGGCCGACAAGAACGCGATGGCGACGGTCGGCGCGACCGACACGGCCACCGCTCGCATCGAGGAGTCGTCGGCAGCGGTCGATGTGCTCGGCCTCAACTACGCGGAGAAGCGCTACGCGCCCGACCGCGAGCGCTTCCCGCACCGCGTCATCGTCGGCTCGGAGACCTTCGGCCCGATGATCGGCGAGCTGTGGCCGCAGGTCGTCGAGAGCCCGAACGTGATCGGCGACTTCACGTGGACCGGATGGGACTACCTGGGCGAGGTCGGTATCGGCTCCACCATGTACGTCGGCGACGAGAACGCCTCGGGCCAGCTCGAGCGCGAGTTCCCGTACCTCACCGCGTGGTGCGGCGACATCGACATCACGGGCCACCGCCGCCCGCTGTCGTACTACCGGGAGATCGTGTTCGGGATCAGGACCGAGCCGTACATCGCGGTGCGCCGCCCCGAGTTCCACGGGCGCGAGATCCTCAACCCGTCCATGTGGGCGTGGAGCGACTCGGTGTCCTCGTGGACATGGAACGGCTTCGAGGGCAAGCCCGTGACCGTCGAGGTCTACGCCAACGCCTCCGAGGTCGTGCTCGAGCTCGACGGCGCGGAGATCGCGCGCGGCCAGGTGGGTGACGAGAAGGCGATGCTCGCGGTCCTCGAGACCACGTACCAGCCCGGTTCGCTCGTGGCCATCGCCTACCGCGACGGCGCCGAGGTGGGCCGGACCTCCCTGGTGACCGCCGACTCGCCGTCGCTCGTCGCGTCGGTGGACCGTTCCTCGCTGACCAACTCCGACGACGACCTCGCGTTCGTGGCGATCGAGCTGCGTGATGCCGCGGGGGTGCTCGCGGCCGACGCTTCCGCAACCGTCACCGTGACCGTCGAGGGCGCTGCAGTCCTCGCGGGCATGTGCTCGGCGAACCCGTCCACGGAGGAGCGCTTCGACGCCTCGACGTGGGAGACCTTCGATGGCCGCGCGCTCGCCGTGGTGCGCCCCTCGGGTGCCGGTACCGCGACGGTGACCGTGTCCGCCGAGGGCCACGAGGACGTCGCCCTGGAGCTCACCATCGCGTAG
- a CDS encoding glycoside hydrolase family 2 TIM barrel-domain containing protein: MTIIPLNDEWTYRLPTGPFAGADGSRPSVLGTVRLPHDALRDEDRSPDAPSKDASGYYPRAAFTYERALDVPAEWEGQTVQLEIQGAMRRAQVFVNNELAGIRADGYARFFVDVTPYLLFGASNALRIEVRTGEDSRWYSGAGLHRPVFLHVDDAVRIVNDGVTIVTERIEDDQAVVSVTTTVVNDTRTTRTVRVVTDVASPSGSSCEGDSTPLTLAPGETASVRQLLYVADPSLWSPDSPALYTASVGLEGSSPVVTAFGIRTITVDPKKGLRLNGEPVLMRGACIHHDNGPLGGAAIGRAEERRIELLKEAGFNAIRTSHNPASVAMLDACDRLGMLVMDEAFDMWTRFKTPYDYAADFPVWWEADVEALVAKDRNHPSVIMYSTGNEIVEVGTPHGARWARRLAQKFRSLDPTRPVTNGANALLAVIDEMPEFIEKMGGLNAAMADYDLFDEIGKSPSATARMEEAASSLDVFGLNYAESRYEQDLEAFPHRVIVGSETFPSQIGRLWPLVKSHPNVIGDFTWTGWDYLGEVGIGSVQYADDPKANGQLMREYPWLTAWTADIDITGWRRPVSYYREIVFGLRTEPYIAVQRPSRYGVKVVAHSQWSWSDTVSSWSWNGFEGKPVVVEVYADADTVSLELNGSEVARGPVGDMKPMLASLETTYQPGSLVAVAFRDGAEVGRTSLVTAGAPSLVASLDRSAITNSDDDLAYVAIELRDAAGVLAADSVSSVTVIVEGAAVLAGMCSANPSTEERLDASTWKTFDGRALAVVRPTGTGAAKVTVTAEGYEDVVLELRIA, from the coding sequence GTGACGATCATCCCCCTCAACGACGAGTGGACCTACCGCCTCCCCACCGGCCCCTTCGCGGGTGCCGACGGGAGCCGACCGAGCGTGCTCGGCACGGTCCGCCTGCCTCACGACGCGCTGCGCGACGAGGACCGCTCCCCCGACGCCCCGTCGAAGGACGCGTCCGGCTACTACCCGCGCGCGGCCTTCACGTATGAGCGCGCGCTCGATGTGCCCGCCGAGTGGGAGGGACAGACCGTCCAGCTCGAGATCCAGGGCGCGATGCGCCGTGCGCAGGTGTTCGTGAACAACGAGCTTGCCGGGATCCGCGCCGACGGCTACGCGCGCTTCTTCGTCGACGTCACGCCGTACCTGCTTTTCGGCGCGTCCAACGCACTGCGCATCGAGGTGCGCACGGGCGAGGACTCGCGCTGGTACTCCGGCGCCGGACTGCATCGTCCCGTCTTCCTGCACGTGGACGATGCGGTGCGCATCGTCAACGACGGGGTCACCATCGTGACGGAGCGGATCGAGGACGACCAGGCGGTCGTGTCCGTCACCACCACGGTGGTCAACGACACCAGGACGACGCGCACCGTGCGCGTGGTCACGGACGTCGCCTCGCCCTCCGGCTCGTCTTGTGAGGGCGACTCGACGCCGCTCACGCTCGCCCCCGGCGAGACCGCGTCGGTGCGGCAGTTGCTGTACGTCGCCGATCCCTCGTTGTGGAGCCCCGACTCGCCGGCCCTGTACACGGCGTCGGTGGGCCTCGAAGGTTCCTCGCCTGTGGTGACCGCGTTCGGCATCCGGACCATCACCGTCGACCCCAAGAAGGGGCTGCGACTCAACGGCGAACCCGTGCTGATGCGTGGGGCGTGCATCCATCACGACAACGGGCCGCTCGGCGGCGCTGCGATCGGCCGTGCCGAGGAGCGCCGGATCGAACTGCTGAAGGAGGCGGGCTTCAACGCGATCCGCACGTCGCACAACCCGGCATCGGTCGCGATGCTCGACGCATGCGACCGGCTCGGCATGCTCGTCATGGACGAGGCCTTCGACATGTGGACGCGCTTCAAGACACCCTACGACTACGCCGCCGACTTCCCTGTGTGGTGGGAGGCGGACGTCGAGGCGCTCGTCGCCAAGGACCGCAACCACCCCAGCGTGATCATGTACTCGACGGGCAACGAGATCGTCGAGGTCGGCACGCCCCACGGCGCGCGGTGGGCGCGCAGGCTCGCGCAGAAGTTCCGCTCGCTCGACCCCACGCGGCCGGTGACCAACGGCGCGAACGCCCTGCTCGCGGTGATCGACGAGATGCCCGAGTTCATCGAGAAGATGGGCGGACTCAACGCCGCGATGGCGGACTACGACCTGTTCGACGAAATCGGGAAGTCGCCGTCCGCGACCGCGCGCATGGAGGAGGCGGCGTCGTCGCTCGACGTGTTCGGCCTCAACTATGCGGAGTCGCGGTATGAGCAGGATCTGGAGGCGTTCCCCCACCGCGTGATCGTGGGCTCGGAGACGTTCCCGTCGCAGATCGGGCGGCTGTGGCCGCTCGTGAAGTCGCATCCCAACGTCATCGGCGACTTCACGTGGACCGGCTGGGACTACCTGGGTGAGGTCGGCATCGGCTCGGTGCAGTACGCCGACGACCCGAAGGCGAACGGCCAGCTGATGCGCGAGTACCCGTGGCTGACCGCGTGGACCGCGGACATCGACATCACGGGCTGGCGCAGGCCGGTGTCGTACTACCGAGAGATCGTGTTCGGGCTGCGGACCGAGCCGTACATCGCGGTGCAGCGGCCCTCTCGGTATGGGGTCAAGGTCGTGGCGCACTCGCAGTGGTCGTGGAGCGACACGGTCTCGTCGTGGTCGTGGAACGGGTTCGAGGGCAAGCCCGTCGTGGTCGAGGTGTATGCCGATGCCGACACTGTTTCACTCGAATTGAATGGCTCCGAGGTCGCTCGTGGTCCCGTGGGGGACATGAAGCCGATGCTCGCCTCGCTGGAGACGACGTATCAGCCGGGTTCGCTGGTGGCCGTCGCCTTCCGGGATGGGGCCGAGGTTGGCCGGACTTCGTTAGTGACCGCCGGCGCGCCTTCGCTTGTCGCGTCGCTCGACCGTTCCGCGATCACGAACTCGGACGACGACCTGGCGTACGTGGCGATCGAACTGCGCGATGCTGCTGGGGTCCTTGCGGCCGACTCGGTGTCGTCGGTGACGGTGATCGTGGAGGGCGCGGCGGTACTGGCGGGCATGTGCTCAGCGAACCCGTCGACCGAGGAGCGGCTGGACGCGTCGACGTGGAAGACGTTCGACGGCCGCGCGCTGGCCGTGGTGCGGCCGACAGGGACGGGCGCCGCGAAGGTGACCGTGACGGCCGAGGGCTACGAGGACGTGGTGCTGGAACTCAGAATCGCGTAG
- the pheT gene encoding phenylalanine--tRNA ligase subunit beta, with protein MPKIPLKWLEESVDLLPGSTASDVAAALVKVGLEEEGIEGGSVTGPLVIGRVLSLVKEEQSNGKTINYCRVDVGEHNDPEGPGHKPDHKVEYPASKGIVCGAHNFVEGDYVVCVLPGGVLPGPFPIGGRKTYGHWSDGMICSSKELGLGDDHSGIIVLASPSGSSEVFAGVSVPSDALVPGADAIPLLGLDEQTIEINVTPDRGYSFSVRGVAREYSHSTGQPLRDPAHIEVSGRRGAGFPVDIDDQAPIRGRVGCDRFAARILRGFDPAAPSPTWMKRRLDQAGMRPISLAVDVTNYVMLELGQPLHAYDLAKLEEPIVVRRAKPGETLVTLDDVERKLDPEDILVTDSVGGAGERIIGLGGVMGGLETEISETTTDILLEAAHWDPITIARTARRHKLGSEASRRYERGVDTALPPHAIERALGLMKEFGGGEIEEIYTDINHVEPVKPIVMDASYPSTLVGVEYRQDVVVDSLEQVGCLVSASGTTLTVTPPSWRPDLESPVNLVEEVARLEGYDTLPSILPVAPPGRGLTHSQKTRRSVARTLAEAGLTEVLTYPFMAESRLDDMLIPADDFRRAQAIRLANPLSSTMPLMRTGMIATLIDAVKTNLGRGAQDVAVYEIGRAYRADLIGDVPTTFSGSTITPDDVERLNEALPGQRRRVAGIMTGNRVPASWNHGAEAFDWTDAIAMVQKVAGVCGVELEIGTEPFERLSLAPLHPGRTAAFRLPDGTPIGYAGEMHPKVCENLGLPARTVAFEVVLDPMIEASEGRIAPATPVSQQVLAKEDFAFVVASSVPAGALVAAVRAAGGELVEDAHVFDVYTGEQIGEGKKSLAVNVVMRAADRTLSADEVLAVREAIIAKASDEFGAVLR; from the coding sequence ATGCCCAAGATTCCGCTGAAGTGGCTCGAGGAGTCCGTCGACCTGCTGCCCGGTTCCACCGCGTCCGACGTGGCCGCCGCGCTCGTCAAGGTCGGCCTCGAGGAGGAGGGCATCGAGGGCGGCTCCGTCACGGGGCCGCTCGTCATCGGCCGCGTTCTCTCCTTGGTGAAGGAGGAGCAGTCCAACGGCAAGACCATCAACTACTGCCGCGTGGATGTCGGCGAGCACAACGATCCTGAGGGGCCGGGCCACAAGCCCGACCACAAGGTCGAGTACCCGGCGTCGAAGGGCATCGTCTGCGGTGCGCACAACTTCGTCGAGGGCGACTACGTGGTCTGCGTGCTGCCCGGCGGCGTGCTGCCCGGGCCGTTCCCGATCGGCGGCCGCAAGACGTACGGTCACTGGTCGGACGGCATGATCTGCTCGTCCAAGGAGCTCGGCCTCGGGGACGACCACTCGGGCATCATCGTGCTCGCGTCGCCTTCGGGCTCGTCCGAGGTTTTCGCGGGCGTCTCCGTGCCTTCCGACGCGCTCGTGCCCGGTGCCGACGCGATCCCGCTGCTCGGGCTCGACGAGCAGACCATCGAGATCAACGTGACGCCCGACCGCGGCTACTCGTTCTCGGTGCGCGGCGTCGCTCGCGAGTACTCGCACTCGACCGGCCAGCCGCTGCGCGACCCCGCGCACATCGAGGTCTCCGGACGACGCGGCGCGGGCTTCCCTGTGGACATCGACGACCAGGCGCCCATCCGGGGGCGCGTGGGATGCGACCGCTTCGCCGCGCGCATTCTGCGCGGCTTCGACCCGGCCGCGCCGAGCCCGACGTGGATGAAGCGCAGGCTCGATCAGGCAGGCATGCGCCCGATCTCGCTCGCCGTGGACGTCACCAACTACGTGATGCTCGAGCTCGGTCAGCCGCTGCACGCGTACGACCTCGCGAAGCTCGAGGAGCCGATCGTGGTGCGCCGCGCGAAGCCGGGGGAGACCCTGGTCACGCTCGACGACGTGGAGCGCAAGCTCGACCCCGAGGACATCCTCGTGACCGACTCGGTCGGCGGCGCGGGCGAGCGCATCATCGGCCTCGGCGGTGTCATGGGTGGACTCGAGACCGAGATCTCGGAGACCACCACGGACATCCTTCTCGAGGCCGCGCACTGGGACCCGATCACGATCGCGCGCACCGCGCGCCGTCACAAGCTCGGCTCCGAGGCGTCGCGCCGCTATGAGCGCGGCGTCGACACCGCGCTGCCGCCGCACGCGATCGAGCGCGCGCTCGGGCTCATGAAGGAGTTCGGTGGCGGTGAGATCGAGGAGATCTACACCGACATCAACCACGTCGAGCCCGTGAAGCCGATCGTCATGGATGCTTCGTACCCGTCGACGCTCGTCGGGGTGGAGTACCGACAGGACGTCGTGGTCGACTCGCTCGAGCAGGTCGGCTGCCTGGTGTCGGCCTCCGGGACGACCCTCACCGTGACCCCGCCGTCGTGGCGTCCCGACCTGGAGTCGCCGGTGAACCTCGTCGAAGAGGTCGCGCGCCTCGAGGGCTACGACACCCTGCCGTCGATCCTGCCGGTCGCGCCCCCCGGGCGTGGTCTCACGCACTCGCAGAAGACGCGTCGATCCGTGGCGCGGACCCTGGCCGAGGCCGGCCTGACCGAGGTGCTCACGTACCCGTTCATGGCTGAGTCCCGTCTGGACGACATGCTGATCCCCGCGGACGACTTCCGGCGCGCGCAGGCAATCCGCCTGGCGAACCCGCTGTCGTCGACGATGCCGCTCATGCGTACCGGCATGATCGCGACGCTGATCGACGCCGTGAAGACGAACCTGGGCCGCGGCGCGCAGGACGTCGCCGTCTACGAGATCGGCCGAGCGTACCGCGCCGACCTGATCGGCGACGTGCCGACGACGTTCTCGGGCTCGACCATCACGCCCGATGACGTCGAGCGACTCAACGAGGCCCTGCCGGGTCAGCGTCGTCGCGTGGCGGGCATCATGACCGGCAACCGCGTGCCGGCGTCGTGGAACCACGGCGCGGAGGCCTTCGACTGGACCGATGCGATCGCCATGGTTCAGAAGGTCGCTGGCGTGTGCGGAGTCGAGCTGGAGATCGGCACGGAGCCGTTCGAGCGCCTGTCGCTCGCGCCGCTGCACCCGGGCCGCACGGCGGCGTTCCGCCTGCCCGACGGCACCCCGATCGGCTACGCCGGCGAGATGCACCCGAAGGTGTGCGAGAACCTGGGCCTCCCGGCCCGGACCGTGGCGTTCGAGGTCGTGCTCGATCCGATGATCGAGGCGTCCGAGGGACGGATTGCTCCCGCGACTCCCGTGTCGCAGCAGGTGTTGGCGAAGGAGGACTTCGCGTTCGTCGTCGCGTCCTCTGTGCCGGCCGGTGCGCTCGTGGCTGCCGTTCGCGCGGCTGGCGGCGAGCTGGTCGAGGACGCGCACGTGTTCGACGTGTACACGGGCGAGCAGATCGGCGAGGGCAAGAAGTCGCTGGCTGTGAACGTCGTGATGCGTGCTGCCGACCGGACGCTGTCTGCTGATGAGGTGCTCGCTGTGCGCGAAGCGATCATCGCGAAGGCCAGCGACGAGTTCGGGGCCGTGCTGCGGTAG
- the pheS gene encoding phenylalanine--tRNA ligase subunit alpha, producing the protein MTDLSPLDADGVQAAVDEALAAFAAATTLDELKDARLAHTGDKAPLTLANRAIKDVAPTDKAAAGKAMGAARAAMGRALAARTEELEAERDARVLVEETVDVTLPVQRGLQGARHPLETMQETMCDTFVAMGWEVAEGPEMEAEWFNFDALNFDPDHPAREMQDTFFIDPPESGLLLRTHTSPVQVRAALDRRDALVRDGRGIYVVCPGKTFRTDELDATHTPVFHQIEGLAVDKGLTMAHLKGTLDAFARSLFGPDAVTRLRPSFFPFTEPSAEMDLRCFVCGGEDASCRTCSGTGWIEWGGCGMTHPNVLIAAGIDPFEYTAFAFGMGIERTLMFRHGVKDMRDMVEGDVHFSQQFGMEI; encoded by the coding sequence ATGACCGACCTTTCTCCGCTCGACGCCGACGGCGTCCAGGCGGCCGTCGACGAGGCGCTCGCCGCCTTCGCGGCCGCCACTACCCTCGACGAGCTCAAGGATGCGCGACTCGCCCACACGGGTGACAAGGCGCCGCTCACCCTCGCCAACCGCGCCATCAAGGACGTCGCGCCCACCGACAAGGCCGCCGCCGGCAAGGCCATGGGTGCCGCCCGCGCCGCCATGGGTCGCGCGCTCGCGGCCCGCACCGAGGAGCTCGAGGCCGAGCGCGACGCGCGCGTCCTGGTCGAGGAGACGGTCGACGTGACCCTCCCGGTGCAGCGCGGCCTGCAGGGCGCTCGCCACCCGTTGGAGACGATGCAGGAGACCATGTGCGACACCTTCGTCGCGATGGGCTGGGAGGTGGCCGAGGGGCCCGAGATGGAGGCGGAGTGGTTCAACTTCGACGCCCTCAACTTCGACCCTGACCACCCGGCGCGCGAGATGCAGGACACCTTCTTCATCGACCCGCCCGAGTCGGGCCTGCTGCTGCGCACCCACACCTCGCCGGTGCAGGTGCGCGCCGCGCTCGACCGCCGTGACGCGCTCGTGCGTGACGGCCGCGGCATCTACGTGGTGTGCCCCGGCAAGACGTTCCGCACCGATGAGCTCGACGCGACCCACACCCCGGTCTTCCACCAGATCGAGGGCCTCGCGGTCGACAAGGGCCTCACGATGGCGCATCTCAAGGGCACGCTCGACGCGTTCGCGCGCTCGCTGTTCGGCCCCGATGCCGTGACGCGTCTGCGCCCGTCGTTCTTCCCCTTCACCGAGCCCAGCGCGGAGATGGACCTGCGCTGCTTCGTGTGCGGCGGCGAGGACGCCTCGTGCCGCACCTGCTCGGGCACCGGCTGGATCGAGTGGGGCGGCTGCGGCATGACGCACCCGAACGTGCTCATCGCCGCGGGCATCGACCCGTTCGAGTACACCGCGTTCGCGTTCGGCATGGGCATCGAGCGGACCCTGATGTTCCGCCACGGTGTGAAGGACATGCGTGACATGGTCGAGGGGGATGTGCACTTCTCCCAGCAGTTCGGGATGGAGATCTGA